A window of the Agrococcus jejuensis genome harbors these coding sequences:
- the bcp gene encoding thioredoxin-dependent thiol peroxidase: MPLAVGDLAPDFVLPAHDGSQVRLSDLRGQRVILWFYPEAMSPGCTQQACGFRDSIEALAAEDLTVLGISRDKVERLTRFAERDAIPFPLLSDEDLQVHLAYDTFGEKQLYGKTVQGVRRTTLVVDAEGRIEHAFYNTKAKNHVEMLRKRLGF; this comes from the coding sequence ATGCCTCTCGCCGTCGGTGACCTCGCTCCGGACTTCGTCCTCCCCGCCCACGACGGCTCGCAGGTGCGGCTGTCCGACCTGCGCGGCCAGCGCGTGATCCTCTGGTTCTACCCCGAGGCGATGTCGCCGGGATGCACGCAGCAGGCGTGCGGGTTCCGCGACTCCATCGAGGCGCTCGCCGCCGAGGACCTCACGGTGCTGGGCATCTCGCGCGACAAGGTCGAGCGCCTGACGCGCTTCGCGGAGCGCGACGCGATCCCGTTCCCGCTGCTCAGCGACGAGGACCTGCAGGTGCACCTCGCGTATGACACGTTCGGCGAGAAGCAGCTCTACGGCAAGACCGTGCAGGGCGTGCGCCGCACGACGCTCGTCGTCGACGCCGAGGGCCGCATCGAGCACGCGTTCTACAACACGAAGGCGAAGAACCACGTCGAGATGCTGCGCAAGCGCCTCGGCTTCTGA
- a CDS encoding ABC-F family ATP-binding cassette domain-containing protein has protein sequence MSARLVAKELAGGHGHRTLFEGLDLTVAPGDVVGVVGANGAGKSTLLRILAGVDAPQAGSVMTDPADAFVGWLPQEHERVLGETVAEHVARRTGCAQATAEMDEAAAALGDATPRADGRDANDVYAVALDRWLASGAADLDDRLPEVLADLGLASGAGVGPDSLMTALSGGQAARVGLAALLLSRFDVALLDEPTNDLDLDGLDRLERFVQEQRGGIVLVSHDREFLARCVTKVLELDIAQSTNRVYGGGYDAFLEERATARRHAREAYDEFADKKADLVARARTQREWSSQGVRNAMRKAPDNDKIRRKAASESSEKQAQKVRQMESRIARLDEVEEPRKEWRLEMSIAAAPRGSSVVSTLSSAVVRQGSGDDAFELGPLTLEVRAGDRIGITGPNGAGKSTLLRLLLGRQEPDAGSASLGASVAIGEIDQARAVLAGSTPLADAFEAQVPDWSQADVRTLLAKFGLRADHVGRPVDELSPGERTRAGLALLQARGVNVLVLDEPTNHLDLPAIEQLEQALESYAGTLLLVTHDRRMLEAVRVDRRWRVEDGRVAEA, from the coding sequence ATGAGCGCGCGCCTCGTCGCGAAGGAGCTCGCGGGCGGCCACGGCCACCGCACGCTGTTCGAGGGGCTCGACCTCACGGTCGCGCCCGGCGACGTCGTGGGCGTCGTCGGCGCGAACGGTGCCGGCAAGTCGACGCTGCTGCGCATCCTCGCCGGCGTCGACGCGCCGCAGGCCGGCTCGGTCATGACGGATCCGGCGGATGCGTTCGTCGGCTGGCTGCCGCAAGAGCACGAGCGCGTCCTCGGCGAGACCGTCGCGGAGCACGTCGCGCGCCGCACGGGCTGCGCGCAGGCGACGGCAGAGATGGACGAGGCCGCCGCGGCGCTCGGCGACGCGACGCCGCGCGCGGACGGCCGCGACGCGAACGACGTCTACGCCGTCGCGCTCGACCGCTGGCTCGCCTCGGGCGCCGCGGACCTCGACGATCGCCTGCCCGAGGTGCTCGCCGACCTCGGACTCGCATCCGGCGCCGGCGTCGGCCCCGACTCGCTCATGACGGCGCTGAGCGGCGGCCAGGCGGCGCGCGTGGGACTCGCGGCGCTGCTGCTGTCGCGCTTCGACGTCGCCCTGCTCGACGAGCCGACGAACGACCTCGACCTCGACGGCCTCGATCGGCTCGAGCGCTTCGTGCAGGAGCAGCGCGGCGGCATCGTGCTCGTGAGCCACGACCGCGAGTTCCTCGCGCGCTGCGTCACGAAGGTGCTCGAGCTCGACATCGCGCAGTCCACGAACCGCGTGTACGGCGGCGGCTACGACGCGTTCCTCGAGGAGCGCGCGACGGCCCGCAGGCACGCGCGCGAGGCGTACGACGAGTTCGCCGACAAGAAGGCCGACCTCGTGGCGCGGGCGCGCACGCAGCGCGAGTGGTCGAGCCAGGGCGTGCGCAACGCGATGAGGAAGGCGCCCGACAACGACAAGATCCGCCGCAAGGCCGCATCGGAGTCGAGCGAGAAGCAGGCGCAGAAGGTGCGCCAGATGGAGTCGCGCATCGCGCGGCTCGACGAGGTCGAGGAGCCGCGCAAGGAGTGGCGGCTCGAGATGTCGATCGCTGCCGCGCCGCGCGGCTCGAGCGTCGTGTCGACGCTGTCGAGCGCCGTCGTGCGGCAGGGCTCGGGCGACGACGCGTTCGAGCTCGGCCCGCTGACGCTCGAGGTGCGCGCGGGCGACCGCATCGGCATCACGGGGCCGAACGGCGCCGGCAAGTCGACGCTGCTGCGCCTGCTGCTCGGGCGCCAGGAGCCGGATGCGGGCTCGGCGTCGCTCGGCGCATCCGTCGCCATCGGCGAGATCGACCAGGCGCGTGCCGTGCTCGCGGGATCCACGCCGCTCGCGGACGCGTTCGAGGCCCAGGTGCCCGACTGGTCGCAGGCCGACGTGCGCACGTTGCTCGCGAAGTTCGGCCTGCGCGCCGATCACGTCGGCCGCCCCGTCGACGAGCTGTCGCCCGGCGAGCGCACCCGTGCGGGCCTCGCGCTGCTGCAGGCGCGCGGCGTCAACGTGCTCGTGCTCGACGAGCCGACGAACCACCTCGACCTGCCTGCGATCGAGCAGCTCGAGCAGGCCCTCGAGTCGTACGCGGGCACGCTGCTGCTCGTGACGCACGACCGCCGCATGCTCGAGGCCGTGCGCGTCGACCGCCGCTGGCGCGTCGAGGACGGTCGGGTCGCCGAGGCCTGA
- a CDS encoding GNAT family N-acetyltransferase encodes MRIASEDVRIRPRSARDVDPLIEVLWAQQPATRYPVRSSLPFPASQFLHADDAVAAWTAEVEGRPVGHACWLRSLDAAAQVGVDRATGRSSTAAEACATAHGCTVDELGWVSALFVDPAVRGLGVGSRLLAAVVADIRRSGMHPCLEVVDLNEAALRRYRADGWREVLRARPAWLAEAVDDAAVGTTTMVLRSAA; translated from the coding sequence GTGAGGATCGCATCCGAGGACGTGCGTATCCGTCCGCGATCCGCGCGCGACGTCGATCCGCTGATCGAGGTCCTCTGGGCGCAGCAGCCCGCGACCCGGTACCCGGTGCGCAGCAGCCTGCCGTTCCCTGCCTCGCAGTTCCTGCATGCCGACGACGCCGTGGCCGCGTGGACCGCCGAGGTCGAGGGCCGGCCCGTCGGCCACGCCTGCTGGCTCCGATCGCTCGACGCCGCCGCGCAGGTGGGCGTCGACCGCGCCACGGGACGCTCCTCGACGGCTGCCGAGGCGTGCGCGACCGCCCATGGCTGCACCGTCGACGAGCTCGGATGGGTGTCGGCGCTCTTCGTCGACCCCGCGGTGCGCGGTCTCGGCGTCGGCTCGCGACTGCTCGCCGCGGTCGTGGCCGACATCCGACGCTCCGGCATGCATCCGTGTCTCGAGGTGGTGGACCTCAACGAGGCAGCGCTGCGGCGCTACCGCGCTGACGGGTGGCGGGAGGTGCTGCGAGCGCGGCCGGCCTGGCTCGCCGAAGCGGTCGACGATGCGGCGGTCGGGACCACGACCATGGTGCTGCGCTCGGCCGCCTGA